One genomic segment of Oncorhynchus mykiss isolate Arlee chromosome 10, USDA_OmykA_1.1, whole genome shotgun sequence includes these proteins:
- the LOC110533689 gene encoding nuclear pore complex protein Nup98-Nup96 isoform X2: MFNKSFGAPFGGGTGGFGTSSTFGQQNTSFGAATGGFGASAFGATNNTGGLFGATQNKPVVTANPQQIHTGAGRGGGLFGSSTFSQPVTSSTSSGFGFGAPSGTSTSLFGSTSTGGGGGLFSQQSNAFGAAKPASFGTFGTSTASSGGLFGATNSNPFGGASTSLFGASGFTQQAAQPGTTVKFNPPTGSDTMVKGGVTTSINTKHQCITAMKEYENKSLEELRFEDYQAGRKGPTNPMAAPTGGLFGAAAAATPSTGATGLFGSSATNTGFSFGQAKTSFGTSAGGFGAATGSLFGQQQPQQVQQAVSLFKPFGQATTTPNTGFSFGSTMGQPQQTSTMGGLFGATAVSQAGGLFGNTAQTAPATGFGTGTGLFGQTNTAFGNVGTQGLFGNKTAGFGVTTTSTPSFGTGTGLFGNKAALSLGTATNTSNFGFGPTAAGGSLFGNKTAAGGLGTGLGASFGAVGSGQMSLFGNNKTLGSTLGTMGGFGVQGFSTGNSTLGFGAPQQPVAVTDPNAVAAQQAVLQQQINALAYSPFGDSPLFRNPLSDPKKKEERLKPTNPVAQKALTTPTHYKLTPRPATRVRPKALTSSGSSKSQLFDGLDDEEPSLTNGAFMPRKSIKKLVLKNLNGSSLYSSPINRDSDDLSSPPEYPLNGLGASVDEDDDVREVVEGGAENNLEIKFYAKPNLQDTISELNAHRMGAGGRNGLEVSSEDISLGDDSIQEERVEGPPHPAGIVLGRVGYYTIPAMDELAKMVDENGVCVVENFTVGRKGYGSVFFHGEVNVTGLNLDEIVHFRRKEVIVYLDDKNKPAEGEGLNRRAEVTLDGVWPNDKTTCTQIKSPERLSEMNYEGRLENASRKQGARFLEYRSETGSWVFEVAHFSKYGLQDSDEDEEVPLKLDPKKLKTATRLPPGLLQLPPSQQQVAPQAQSTAVLELLNRMSEVDSDMADITQDAPGESILEEWESGMWEKGSRLGNVTPSEHDSVSASSQIASSLGINPHTLQIMKASLFAEADDGDMFQEQGGMTSSLDVASPRINLPGTQGRPSIGGLLQTRFGGAGLFQLPDVPFGGGLPGRLSMSRVSLAVPEPSRVSPWPSFLLLAPPAEATVRTVGARRLGGPVDPENSVTLGKGRLLMDAALFTGRSFRVGWGPGWTLVHCGDGLSVAGDKEQDHGDTGAAGFGFLPKPAKSRLLSDSPFKVVIEQVVGLELRNSEESQAVYQRPLEISLKHSSISTEGACPFIQPQSGVAALHEYAEWITDLNQEAGAGDAVLGHWAQVWTLCEALWGRRCLTGPGTSGYLQQMERRRNFSAWLSHSATQRIEQEVGLNQGGGNVEAIFSYLTGHRISDACRLAQKSGDHRLSLLLSQAVGSQYGRELLALQLGDWNRMQTDSFLPEERLRIFALLAGKPVWQSTDCVVNVCSELDWKRCMAVHLWYMLPPTASIAEALVKYEAAFQGSAEGQKYACAPLPPYLDQSDQPDMEEEESKRPLYDICFHLLKLYSDRHYSLQQLLDPLAVTWDRLDYRLSWHLWSVLQALHYTHLSPARQGLIHTSYAAQLESAGLWDMAIYVLLHIPDNALRERAVREMLQLHCPLLETEESAKKEHFLTERLLVPEQWLHQAKATRARRDTDSHGEALHLYRAGHWNLCHSLVIQHLASDCIINDNHEYLLKFLEGLAVPERSAVIQDWDTAGRVYLDYIRVVQTLHAIQQMDITGYELECLHTEVRSLCSRIELLPCSTAKDRLSQSEMAKRVANILRVVLSLQQGGEGGEIPLSQLASNIGRLPMPEDYALEELRSLTQSYLRQLIVS; the protein is encoded by the exons ATGTTCAACAAGTCGTTTGGTGCTCCCTTTGGGGGAGGGACTGGAGGATTTGGGACGTCATCCACATTTGGGCAACAAA ACACTAGCTTTGGGGCGGCAACAGGTGGCTTCGGAGCCTCAGCGTTTGGGGCAACCAACAACACTGGAGGACTCTTTGGGGCAACGCAGAATAAACCAG TGGTGACAGCCAATCCTCAGCAAATCCACACTGGTGCAGGTAGAGGAG GTGGCCTATTTGGTTCCAGTACCTTCAGCCAGCCTGTGACATCATCTACCAGTAGCGGCTTTGGCTTTGGTGCGCCCAGCGGCACCTCCACCAGCCTGTTCGGCAGCACCAGCACGGGCGGCGGCGGAGGACTCTTCTCCCAGCAGAGCAATGCCTTCGGCGCCGCCAAGCCAGCCTCTTTTGGCA cGTTCGGTACGAGCACGGCCAGCAGTGGGGGGCTGTTTGGGGCAACCAACTCCAACCCTTTCGGAGGGGCGTCTACCTCCCTGTTCGGAGCATCAGGGTTTACCCAGCAGGCTGCCCAGCCAGGCACCACTGTCAAGTTCAAC CCTCCAACAGGAAGTGACACCATGGTGAAAGGGGGTGTGACGACAAGCATCAACACCAAGCACCAGTGCATCACGGCCATGAAGGAGTATGAGAACAAATCACTGGAG GAGCTGAGGTTTGAGGACTAccaggcagggaggaagggacCCACTAACCCTATGGCTGCACCAACAGGGGGTCTCTTTGGGGCTGCAGCCGCAGCCACCCCCAGTACGGGGGCTACAGGGCTGTTTGGCTCCTCAGCCACTAACACAGGCTTCTCCTTCGGCCAGGCCAAAACCTCATTCGGAACTA GTGCGGGTGGGTTTGGTGCAGCCACAGGCAGTCTGTTTGGGCAGCAGCAGCCCCAGCAGGTCCAGCAGGCAGTCAGCCTGTTCAAGCCCTTCGGCCAGGCTACAACCACCCCCAACACAGGCTTCTCCTTCGGCAGCACCATGGGCCAGCCCCAACAAACCAGCACCATG GGGGGTCTGTTTGGGGCCACGGCAGTGTCCCAGGCAGGGGGGTTGTTTGGAAACACAGCTCAGACCGCACCAGCTACGGGCTTTGGGACAGGCACCGGACTCTTTGGACAAACCAACACCGCTTTCGGCAACGTCGGCACACAG GGCTTGTTTGGTAATAAAACGGCAGGGTTTGGTGTTACCACCACCAGCACCCCGTCGTTTGGCACGGGCACCGGCCTCTTCGGCAACAAAGCTGCCCTCTCTCTCGGAACAGCTACCAACACATCCAACTTTG GTTTTGGACCCACTGCTGCTGGCGGAAGCCTTTTTGGGAACAAGACTGCAGCAGGAGGACTAGGGACTGGGCTGGGAGCCAGCTTTGGAGCAG TAGGTTCTGGCCAGATGTCTCTGTTTGGGAATAACAAGACGTTGGGTTCCACTCTGGGAACAATGGGAGGTTTTGGAGTGCAGGGATTCAGCACAGGAAACAGCACTCTGGGCTTCGGAGCGCCACAACAGCCCGTTG CGGTGACGGACCCTAACGCGGTGGCGGCCCAGCAGGCAGTGCTGCAGCAGCAGATCAATGCTCTGGCCTACTCCCCCTTCGGAGACTCCCCCCTCTTCAGAAACCCCCTCTCTGATCCCAAGAAGAAGGAGGAGCGTCTGAAGCCCACCAATCCAGTGGCCCAGAAGGCATTGACCACACCAACTCACTACAAACTGACACCGCGACCTGCGACACGTGTGCGGCCCAAAGCTCTGACATCATCGGGCTCCTCCAAGTCCCAGCTGTTTGATGGGTTGGATGACGAAGAGCCTTCTCTCACCAACGGTGCCTTCATGCCCAG GAAGAGCATCAAGAAGCTGGTGCTGAAGAACCTGAATGGCAGCAGCCTGTACAGCAGCCCAATCAACAGAGACTCCGACGACCTGTCTTCTCCACCAGAGTACCCCCTCAACGGACTCgg tgcCAGTGTGGACGAGGATGATGATgtgagggaggtggtggagggaggagccGAGAACAACCTGGAGATCAAGTTCTACGCCAAGCCCAACCTACAGGACACCATCTCAGAGCTCAATGCCCATAGGATGGGGGCTGGGGGCAGGAACGGGCTTGAG GTGAGCAGCGAGGACATATCGCTGGGAGATGACTCCATACAGGAGGAGCGAGTGGAGGGCCCCCCCCATCCTGCAGGTATCGTTCTGGGCCGTGTGGGCTACTACACCATCCCTGCCATGGACGAGCTGGCCAAAATGGTGGACGAAAACGGGGTGTGTGTGGTGGAAAACTTCACCGTGGGCAGAAAAG GTTACGGCTCCGTGTTCTTCCATGGTGAGGTGAACGTGACTGGGCTGAACCTGGATGAGATTGTCCACTTCAGACGTAAAGAGGTTATCGTCTACCTCGACGACAAGAACAAGCCTGCTGAGGGGGAGGGGCTCAACAG GCGAGCAGAGGTGACTCTGGATGGGGTGTGGCCTAATGATAAGACCACCTGTACTCAAATAAAGAGCCCTGAGCGTCTGTCTGAGATGAACTACGAGGGCCGCCTGGAGAATGCCTCACGCAAACAGGGCGCCCGCTTCCTCGAGTACCGCTCCGAGACGGGGTCCTGGGTGTTTGAG GTGGCCCATTTCTCTAAGTACGGCCTGCAGGACTCTGACGAGGATGAGGAAGTCCCTCTCAAATTGGACCCCAAGAAGCTGAAGACGGCAACAAGACTTCCACCAGGGCTGCTGCAGCTGCCTCCCTCCCAGCAGCAGGTGGCGCCACAGGCTCAG TCGACAGCAGTGCTGGAGCTGCTGAATCGCATGTCGGAGGTGGACAGTGATATGGCCGACATTACCCAGGATGCCCCAGGGGAGAGCATATTGGAGGAATGGGAGAGTGGCATGTGGGAGAAGGGAAGTCGGCTGGGGAATGTGACCCCTTCGGAACACGACTCTGTCTCAGCGTCCAGTCAGATCGCCTCCTCGCTGGGGATCAACCCTCACACACTACAG ATTATGAAGGCATCCCTGTTTGCTGAGGCCGATGATGGTGACATGTTCcaggagcagggagggatgaCAAGTTCTCTAGATGTGGCCTCTCCTCGCATCAACCTGCCTGGCACGCAGGGTAGGCCCTCCA taggTGGTCTCCTGCAGACTCGTTTCGGCGGTGCTGGTCTCTTTCAGCTCCCTGACGTGCCCTTCGGTGGGGGCCTTCCCGGCAGGCTGTCCATGTCTCGGGTGTCGCTGGCGGTGCCTGAGCCATCGCGGGTCTCCCCCTGGCCCTCTTTTCTTTTGCTAGCCCCACCGGCCGAGGCCACTGTACGGACAGTAGGGGCTCGGCGCCTGGGGGGACCTGTGGACCCAGAGAACTCAGTCACACTGGGGAAG GGCCGTCTTCTGATGGATGCGGCTTTGTTCACGGGCCGGTCATTTCGGGTGGGCTGGGGTCCTGGCTGGACTCTGGTCCATTGTGGAGATGGGCTAAGTGTGGCCGGGGACAAGGAGCAGGACCACGGAGACACAGGAGCTGCAGGCTTTGGATTCCTGCCCAAACCTGCCAAGAGTAGACT ACTGTCAGACAGTCCATTCAAGGTGGTGATTGAGCAGGTGGTTGGTCTGGAGCTGCGGAACAGTGAGGAGAGCCAAGCGGTGTACCAGCGGCCCCTGGAGATCAGCCTGAAGCACAGCAGCATCAGTACAGAGGGGGCCTGCCCCTTCATCCAGCCCCAGAGCGGTGTGGCCGCCCTGCATGAGTACGCAGAGTGGATTACTGACCTCAACCAGGAGGCTGGTGCTGGAGATG CAGTCCTGGGTCACTGGGCTCAGGTGTGGACTCTGTGTGAGGCCCTGTGGGGCCGACGGTGTTTGACAGGGCCTGGTACCAGTGGCTACCTGCagcagatggagaggagaaggaactTCTCAGCCTGGCTGTCCCACAGTGCCACCCAGAGGATCGAGCAGGAAGTGGGCCTGAACCAGGGGGGAGGAAACGTGGAGGCCATCTTTAGCTACCTGACTGGACACCGGATCAGTGACGCCTGCAGGCTGGCTCAGAagagtg GGGACCACCGTCTCTCCCTGCTGCTGTCCCAGGCGGTGGGCTCTCAGTACGGCCGGGAGCTGCTGGCACTGCAGCTTGGAGACTGGAACAGGATGCAGACAGACTCTTTCCTGCCGGAGGAGAGGCTACGGATCTTTGCCCTTCTCGCTGGGAAACCT GTGTGGCAGTCTACAGACTGTGTGGTGAATGTGTGTTCAGAACTGGACTGGAAGCGTTGTATGgcggtccacctgtggtacatgcTGCCTCCCACCGCCTCCATTGCTGAAGCCCTGGTGAAGTACGAGGCTGCCTTCCAGGGCTCTGCTGAGGGTCAGAAGTATGCCTGCGCCCCCCTTCCCCCCTACCTCGACCAATCAGACCAGCCGGACATGGAGGAGGAAGAGTCTAAACGGCCGCTTTACGATATCTGCTTCCACCTGCTCAAACTCTACAGCGACAG gcaCTACAGCCTGCAGCAGTTGTTGGACCCCCTGGCGGTGACGTGGGATCGTCTTGACTACCGTCTGAGCTGGCACCTGTGGTCGGTCCTGCAGGCGCTGCACTACACACACCTCAGCCCGGCCCGACAGGGCCTCATACACACCAGCTATGCTGCCCAACTGGAGAGTGCTGGCCTCTGGGACATGGCCATCTACGTACTGCTGCACATACCTGACAACGC GCTGCGTGAGCGGGCGGTGAGGGAGATGCTGCAGCtgcactgccccctgctggagacggAGGAGTCTGCCAAGAAAGAGCACTTTCTCACAGAGAGACTACTGGTCCCAGAACAGTGGCTCCACCAGGCCAAAGCTACCAGAGCCAGAAGAGACACAGACAGCCACGGAGAGGCCCTTCACCTGTACAGAGCAGGACACTGGAACCTCTGCCACAGTCTGGTCATACAGCACCTTGCCTCAG ATTGCATCATTAATGATAATCATGAGTACCTCTTGAAGTTCCTGGAGGGGCTTGCAGTTCCTGAGCGCAGTGCTGTGATCCAGGACTGGGACACGGCAGGCAGAGTCTACCTGGACTACATCAGAGTCGTACAGACCCTACACGCCATACAAcag atggACATTACTGGTTATGAGCTGGAGTGTCTACACACTGAGGTGAGGTCACTCTGCAGCAGGATAGAGCTCCTCCCTTGCTCCACCGCCAAGGACCGCCTCTCCCAATCAG agATGGCCAAGCGTGTGGCTAACATCCTGCGTGTGGTGTTGAGTCTGCAGCAGGGTGGTGAGGGTGGCGAGATCCCCTTGTCCCAGCTTGCGTCCAACATCGGCCGTCTGCCCATGCCCGAGGACTATGCTCTCGAGGAGCTCCGCAGTCTCACCCAATCATATCTGAGACAGCTCATTGTCAGCTAA
- the LOC110533689 gene encoding nuclear pore complex protein Nup98-Nup96 isoform X1 — protein sequence MFNKSFGAPFGGGTGGFGTSSTFGQQNTSFGAATGGFGASAFGATNNTGGLFGATQNKPVVTANPQQIHTGAGRGGGLFGSSTFSQPVTSSTSSGFGFGAPSGTSTSLFGSTSTGGGGGLFSQQSNAFGAAKPASFGTFGTSTASSGGLFGATNSNPFGGASTSLFGASGFTQQAAQPGTTVKFNPPTGSDTMVKGGVTTSINTKHQCITAMKEYENKSLEELRFEDYQAGRKGPTNPMAAPTGGLFGAAAAATPSTGATGLFGSSATNTGFSFGQAKTSFGTSAGGFGAATGSLFGQQQPQQVQQAVSLFKPFGQATTTPNTGFSFGSTMGQPQQTSTMGGLFGATAVSQAGGLFGNTAQTAPATGFGTGTGLFGQTNTAFGNVGTQQGLFGNKTAGFGVTTTSTPSFGTGTGLFGNKAALSLGTATNTSNFGFGPTAAGGSLFGNKTAAGGLGTGLGASFGAVGSGQMSLFGNNKTLGSTLGTMGGFGVQGFSTGNSTLGFGAPQQPVAVTDPNAVAAQQAVLQQQINALAYSPFGDSPLFRNPLSDPKKKEERLKPTNPVAQKALTTPTHYKLTPRPATRVRPKALTSSGSSKSQLFDGLDDEEPSLTNGAFMPRKSIKKLVLKNLNGSSLYSSPINRDSDDLSSPPEYPLNGLGASVDEDDDVREVVEGGAENNLEIKFYAKPNLQDTISELNAHRMGAGGRNGLEVSSEDISLGDDSIQEERVEGPPHPAGIVLGRVGYYTIPAMDELAKMVDENGVCVVENFTVGRKGYGSVFFHGEVNVTGLNLDEIVHFRRKEVIVYLDDKNKPAEGEGLNRRAEVTLDGVWPNDKTTCTQIKSPERLSEMNYEGRLENASRKQGARFLEYRSETGSWVFEVAHFSKYGLQDSDEDEEVPLKLDPKKLKTATRLPPGLLQLPPSQQQVAPQAQSTAVLELLNRMSEVDSDMADITQDAPGESILEEWESGMWEKGSRLGNVTPSEHDSVSASSQIASSLGINPHTLQIMKASLFAEADDGDMFQEQGGMTSSLDVASPRINLPGTQGRPSIGGLLQTRFGGAGLFQLPDVPFGGGLPGRLSMSRVSLAVPEPSRVSPWPSFLLLAPPAEATVRTVGARRLGGPVDPENSVTLGKGRLLMDAALFTGRSFRVGWGPGWTLVHCGDGLSVAGDKEQDHGDTGAAGFGFLPKPAKSRLLSDSPFKVVIEQVVGLELRNSEESQAVYQRPLEISLKHSSISTEGACPFIQPQSGVAALHEYAEWITDLNQEAGAGDAVLGHWAQVWTLCEALWGRRCLTGPGTSGYLQQMERRRNFSAWLSHSATQRIEQEVGLNQGGGNVEAIFSYLTGHRISDACRLAQKSGDHRLSLLLSQAVGSQYGRELLALQLGDWNRMQTDSFLPEERLRIFALLAGKPVWQSTDCVVNVCSELDWKRCMAVHLWYMLPPTASIAEALVKYEAAFQGSAEGQKYACAPLPPYLDQSDQPDMEEEESKRPLYDICFHLLKLYSDRHYSLQQLLDPLAVTWDRLDYRLSWHLWSVLQALHYTHLSPARQGLIHTSYAAQLESAGLWDMAIYVLLHIPDNALRERAVREMLQLHCPLLETEESAKKEHFLTERLLVPEQWLHQAKATRARRDTDSHGEALHLYRAGHWNLCHSLVIQHLASDCIINDNHEYLLKFLEGLAVPERSAVIQDWDTAGRVYLDYIRVVQTLHAIQQMDITGYELECLHTEVRSLCSRIELLPCSTAKDRLSQSEMAKRVANILRVVLSLQQGGEGGEIPLSQLASNIGRLPMPEDYALEELRSLTQSYLRQLIVS from the exons ATGTTCAACAAGTCGTTTGGTGCTCCCTTTGGGGGAGGGACTGGAGGATTTGGGACGTCATCCACATTTGGGCAACAAA ACACTAGCTTTGGGGCGGCAACAGGTGGCTTCGGAGCCTCAGCGTTTGGGGCAACCAACAACACTGGAGGACTCTTTGGGGCAACGCAGAATAAACCAG TGGTGACAGCCAATCCTCAGCAAATCCACACTGGTGCAGGTAGAGGAG GTGGCCTATTTGGTTCCAGTACCTTCAGCCAGCCTGTGACATCATCTACCAGTAGCGGCTTTGGCTTTGGTGCGCCCAGCGGCACCTCCACCAGCCTGTTCGGCAGCACCAGCACGGGCGGCGGCGGAGGACTCTTCTCCCAGCAGAGCAATGCCTTCGGCGCCGCCAAGCCAGCCTCTTTTGGCA cGTTCGGTACGAGCACGGCCAGCAGTGGGGGGCTGTTTGGGGCAACCAACTCCAACCCTTTCGGAGGGGCGTCTACCTCCCTGTTCGGAGCATCAGGGTTTACCCAGCAGGCTGCCCAGCCAGGCACCACTGTCAAGTTCAAC CCTCCAACAGGAAGTGACACCATGGTGAAAGGGGGTGTGACGACAAGCATCAACACCAAGCACCAGTGCATCACGGCCATGAAGGAGTATGAGAACAAATCACTGGAG GAGCTGAGGTTTGAGGACTAccaggcagggaggaagggacCCACTAACCCTATGGCTGCACCAACAGGGGGTCTCTTTGGGGCTGCAGCCGCAGCCACCCCCAGTACGGGGGCTACAGGGCTGTTTGGCTCCTCAGCCACTAACACAGGCTTCTCCTTCGGCCAGGCCAAAACCTCATTCGGAACTA GTGCGGGTGGGTTTGGTGCAGCCACAGGCAGTCTGTTTGGGCAGCAGCAGCCCCAGCAGGTCCAGCAGGCAGTCAGCCTGTTCAAGCCCTTCGGCCAGGCTACAACCACCCCCAACACAGGCTTCTCCTTCGGCAGCACCATGGGCCAGCCCCAACAAACCAGCACCATG GGGGGTCTGTTTGGGGCCACGGCAGTGTCCCAGGCAGGGGGGTTGTTTGGAAACACAGCTCAGACCGCACCAGCTACGGGCTTTGGGACAGGCACCGGACTCTTTGGACAAACCAACACCGCTTTCGGCAACGTCGGCACACAG CAGGGCTTGTTTGGTAATAAAACGGCAGGGTTTGGTGTTACCACCACCAGCACCCCGTCGTTTGGCACGGGCACCGGCCTCTTCGGCAACAAAGCTGCCCTCTCTCTCGGAACAGCTACCAACACATCCAACTTTG GTTTTGGACCCACTGCTGCTGGCGGAAGCCTTTTTGGGAACAAGACTGCAGCAGGAGGACTAGGGACTGGGCTGGGAGCCAGCTTTGGAGCAG TAGGTTCTGGCCAGATGTCTCTGTTTGGGAATAACAAGACGTTGGGTTCCACTCTGGGAACAATGGGAGGTTTTGGAGTGCAGGGATTCAGCACAGGAAACAGCACTCTGGGCTTCGGAGCGCCACAACAGCCCGTTG CGGTGACGGACCCTAACGCGGTGGCGGCCCAGCAGGCAGTGCTGCAGCAGCAGATCAATGCTCTGGCCTACTCCCCCTTCGGAGACTCCCCCCTCTTCAGAAACCCCCTCTCTGATCCCAAGAAGAAGGAGGAGCGTCTGAAGCCCACCAATCCAGTGGCCCAGAAGGCATTGACCACACCAACTCACTACAAACTGACACCGCGACCTGCGACACGTGTGCGGCCCAAAGCTCTGACATCATCGGGCTCCTCCAAGTCCCAGCTGTTTGATGGGTTGGATGACGAAGAGCCTTCTCTCACCAACGGTGCCTTCATGCCCAG GAAGAGCATCAAGAAGCTGGTGCTGAAGAACCTGAATGGCAGCAGCCTGTACAGCAGCCCAATCAACAGAGACTCCGACGACCTGTCTTCTCCACCAGAGTACCCCCTCAACGGACTCgg tgcCAGTGTGGACGAGGATGATGATgtgagggaggtggtggagggaggagccGAGAACAACCTGGAGATCAAGTTCTACGCCAAGCCCAACCTACAGGACACCATCTCAGAGCTCAATGCCCATAGGATGGGGGCTGGGGGCAGGAACGGGCTTGAG GTGAGCAGCGAGGACATATCGCTGGGAGATGACTCCATACAGGAGGAGCGAGTGGAGGGCCCCCCCCATCCTGCAGGTATCGTTCTGGGCCGTGTGGGCTACTACACCATCCCTGCCATGGACGAGCTGGCCAAAATGGTGGACGAAAACGGGGTGTGTGTGGTGGAAAACTTCACCGTGGGCAGAAAAG GTTACGGCTCCGTGTTCTTCCATGGTGAGGTGAACGTGACTGGGCTGAACCTGGATGAGATTGTCCACTTCAGACGTAAAGAGGTTATCGTCTACCTCGACGACAAGAACAAGCCTGCTGAGGGGGAGGGGCTCAACAG GCGAGCAGAGGTGACTCTGGATGGGGTGTGGCCTAATGATAAGACCACCTGTACTCAAATAAAGAGCCCTGAGCGTCTGTCTGAGATGAACTACGAGGGCCGCCTGGAGAATGCCTCACGCAAACAGGGCGCCCGCTTCCTCGAGTACCGCTCCGAGACGGGGTCCTGGGTGTTTGAG GTGGCCCATTTCTCTAAGTACGGCCTGCAGGACTCTGACGAGGATGAGGAAGTCCCTCTCAAATTGGACCCCAAGAAGCTGAAGACGGCAACAAGACTTCCACCAGGGCTGCTGCAGCTGCCTCCCTCCCAGCAGCAGGTGGCGCCACAGGCTCAG TCGACAGCAGTGCTGGAGCTGCTGAATCGCATGTCGGAGGTGGACAGTGATATGGCCGACATTACCCAGGATGCCCCAGGGGAGAGCATATTGGAGGAATGGGAGAGTGGCATGTGGGAGAAGGGAAGTCGGCTGGGGAATGTGACCCCTTCGGAACACGACTCTGTCTCAGCGTCCAGTCAGATCGCCTCCTCGCTGGGGATCAACCCTCACACACTACAG ATTATGAAGGCATCCCTGTTTGCTGAGGCCGATGATGGTGACATGTTCcaggagcagggagggatgaCAAGTTCTCTAGATGTGGCCTCTCCTCGCATCAACCTGCCTGGCACGCAGGGTAGGCCCTCCA taggTGGTCTCCTGCAGACTCGTTTCGGCGGTGCTGGTCTCTTTCAGCTCCCTGACGTGCCCTTCGGTGGGGGCCTTCCCGGCAGGCTGTCCATGTCTCGGGTGTCGCTGGCGGTGCCTGAGCCATCGCGGGTCTCCCCCTGGCCCTCTTTTCTTTTGCTAGCCCCACCGGCCGAGGCCACTGTACGGACAGTAGGGGCTCGGCGCCTGGGGGGACCTGTGGACCCAGAGAACTCAGTCACACTGGGGAAG GGCCGTCTTCTGATGGATGCGGCTTTGTTCACGGGCCGGTCATTTCGGGTGGGCTGGGGTCCTGGCTGGACTCTGGTCCATTGTGGAGATGGGCTAAGTGTGGCCGGGGACAAGGAGCAGGACCACGGAGACACAGGAGCTGCAGGCTTTGGATTCCTGCCCAAACCTGCCAAGAGTAGACT ACTGTCAGACAGTCCATTCAAGGTGGTGATTGAGCAGGTGGTTGGTCTGGAGCTGCGGAACAGTGAGGAGAGCCAAGCGGTGTACCAGCGGCCCCTGGAGATCAGCCTGAAGCACAGCAGCATCAGTACAGAGGGGGCCTGCCCCTTCATCCAGCCCCAGAGCGGTGTGGCCGCCCTGCATGAGTACGCAGAGTGGATTACTGACCTCAACCAGGAGGCTGGTGCTGGAGATG CAGTCCTGGGTCACTGGGCTCAGGTGTGGACTCTGTGTGAGGCCCTGTGGGGCCGACGGTGTTTGACAGGGCCTGGTACCAGTGGCTACCTGCagcagatggagaggagaaggaactTCTCAGCCTGGCTGTCCCACAGTGCCACCCAGAGGATCGAGCAGGAAGTGGGCCTGAACCAGGGGGGAGGAAACGTGGAGGCCATCTTTAGCTACCTGACTGGACACCGGATCAGTGACGCCTGCAGGCTGGCTCAGAagagtg GGGACCACCGTCTCTCCCTGCTGCTGTCCCAGGCGGTGGGCTCTCAGTACGGCCGGGAGCTGCTGGCACTGCAGCTTGGAGACTGGAACAGGATGCAGACAGACTCTTTCCTGCCGGAGGAGAGGCTACGGATCTTTGCCCTTCTCGCTGGGAAACCT GTGTGGCAGTCTACAGACTGTGTGGTGAATGTGTGTTCAGAACTGGACTGGAAGCGTTGTATGgcggtccacctgtggtacatgcTGCCTCCCACCGCCTCCATTGCTGAAGCCCTGGTGAAGTACGAGGCTGCCTTCCAGGGCTCTGCTGAGGGTCAGAAGTATGCCTGCGCCCCCCTTCCCCCCTACCTCGACCAATCAGACCAGCCGGACATGGAGGAGGAAGAGTCTAAACGGCCGCTTTACGATATCTGCTTCCACCTGCTCAAACTCTACAGCGACAG gcaCTACAGCCTGCAGCAGTTGTTGGACCCCCTGGCGGTGACGTGGGATCGTCTTGACTACCGTCTGAGCTGGCACCTGTGGTCGGTCCTGCAGGCGCTGCACTACACACACCTCAGCCCGGCCCGACAGGGCCTCATACACACCAGCTATGCTGCCCAACTGGAGAGTGCTGGCCTCTGGGACATGGCCATCTACGTACTGCTGCACATACCTGACAACGC GCTGCGTGAGCGGGCGGTGAGGGAGATGCTGCAGCtgcactgccccctgctggagacggAGGAGTCTGCCAAGAAAGAGCACTTTCTCACAGAGAGACTACTGGTCCCAGAACAGTGGCTCCACCAGGCCAAAGCTACCAGAGCCAGAAGAGACACAGACAGCCACGGAGAGGCCCTTCACCTGTACAGAGCAGGACACTGGAACCTCTGCCACAGTCTGGTCATACAGCACCTTGCCTCAG ATTGCATCATTAATGATAATCATGAGTACCTCTTGAAGTTCCTGGAGGGGCTTGCAGTTCCTGAGCGCAGTGCTGTGATCCAGGACTGGGACACGGCAGGCAGAGTCTACCTGGACTACATCAGAGTCGTACAGACCCTACACGCCATACAAcag atggACATTACTGGTTATGAGCTGGAGTGTCTACACACTGAGGTGAGGTCACTCTGCAGCAGGATAGAGCTCCTCCCTTGCTCCACCGCCAAGGACCGCCTCTCCCAATCAG agATGGCCAAGCGTGTGGCTAACATCCTGCGTGTGGTGTTGAGTCTGCAGCAGGGTGGTGAGGGTGGCGAGATCCCCTTGTCCCAGCTTGCGTCCAACATCGGCCGTCTGCCCATGCCCGAGGACTATGCTCTCGAGGAGCTCCGCAGTCTCACCCAATCATATCTGAGACAGCTCATTGTCAGCTAA